One Sanguibacter keddieii DSM 10542 genomic window carries:
- a CDS encoding CatA-like O-acetyltransferase yields the protein MTSPSATPIDLSTWPRRQHFEHYRSAVPCTYALTVDLDATAFVEALRDSTRKTYIAQIWALATAVNQHDEFRMCLTPDGAPATWPVVHPSFTVFNAARETFASVWAPYDPSFAAFHDTAAALLTEHRTATEMFPQGPPPANSFDVSSLPWTSFTGFSLAVQPGFDHLAPIFTLGRYVEREGSLRLPVALQVHHAAADGFHAARLLETVQGLLLEPGWVA from the coding sequence ATGACCTCTCCCTCTGCGACCCCGATCGACCTCTCGACCTGGCCGAGGCGACAGCACTTCGAGCACTACCGCTCGGCCGTCCCGTGCACCTACGCGCTCACCGTCGATCTGGACGCCACAGCATTCGTGGAGGCCCTCCGCGACTCCACCCGGAAGACCTACATCGCGCAAATCTGGGCCCTGGCGACAGCCGTGAACCAGCATGACGAGTTCCGCATGTGCCTCACGCCCGACGGCGCCCCGGCCACCTGGCCCGTGGTCCACCCGTCGTTCACGGTCTTCAACGCGGCTCGGGAGACCTTCGCGAGCGTGTGGGCTCCCTACGACCCGAGCTTTGCCGCGTTCCACGACACGGCGGCGGCCCTGCTGACCGAGCACCGCACGGCGACCGAGATGTTCCCGCAGGGCCCACCGCCGGCGAACTCCTTCGACGTCTCGAGTCTCCCCTGGACGTCTTTCACCGGGTTCTCGCTCGCGGTCCAGCCAGGGTTCGACCACCTGGCACCGATCTTCACGCTCGGTCGGTACGTCGAGCGGGAGGGCTCTCTCCGCCTGCCCGTCGCACTGCAGGTGCACCACGCCGCAGCGGACGGCTTCCACGCAGCACGGCTCCTCGAGACCGTCCAAGGGCTGCTCCTCGAGCCCGGGTGGGTGGCCTGA
- a CDS encoding MmcQ/YjbR family DNA-binding protein — protein MSLDGAGLEEVANRTARALDGVSEGYPFTDSLLVHKVCGRIFVVVNENPDDLLVTVKVDPEDADALVRQHESIGRARYFDKRHWVSVTPGPGITDSLVEDLVHDSYDTVVARLPRRERDGLDRVCDGRGSTG, from the coding sequence GTGAGCCTCGACGGCGCAGGCCTCGAGGAGGTCGCCAACCGGACAGCACGAGCCCTGGACGGGGTCTCCGAGGGCTACCCGTTCACCGACAGCCTGCTCGTCCACAAGGTGTGCGGGCGCATCTTCGTCGTCGTGAACGAGAACCCGGACGACCTGCTCGTGACCGTCAAGGTCGACCCCGAGGACGCCGACGCCCTCGTACGTCAGCACGAGAGCATCGGGCGCGCCCGCTACTTCGACAAGCGGCACTGGGTGTCGGTCACCCCGGGCCCCGGGATCACCGACTCCCTGGTCGAAGACCTCGTCCACGACTCCTACGACACCGTGGTCGCCCGCCTCCCGCGCCGCGAACGCGACGGCCTGGACCGGGTGTGCGACGGTCGGGGCTCGACGGGCTGA
- a CDS encoding LLM class flavin-dependent oxidoreductase: MTLPLSILDLAPIAPGETASDSFAASVALAQQAEKSGYRRVWYAEHHNMASIASSATSVLIAHVASQTSTIRLGAGGVMLPNHSPLTIAEQFGTLEALHPGRIDLGLGRAPGGDQATFRALRRDPAASDQFPQDVVELQAFLAGESRVPGVGATPGAGSRVPLYILGSSLFGAHLAAALGLPYAFASHFAPDALHAAVAAYRSEFRPSKQLDQPYVIAGVNAIAADDHDDAAQQLLLSRRARLLMMLRQSRQIPVTQTFSDDELDMLLDSPAGAQVASMMTYTGVGTGPEVAEYVARFGESVGADEVIVAHASLATPARLRSVELLADAHASVTA; this comes from the coding sequence ATGACGCTCCCACTCTCGATCCTCGACCTCGCCCCGATCGCCCCCGGAGAGACGGCGAGCGACAGCTTCGCGGCCTCCGTCGCGCTCGCCCAGCAGGCGGAGAAGAGCGGTTATCGCCGTGTCTGGTACGCCGAGCACCACAACATGGCGTCGATCGCGTCGAGCGCCACGTCGGTGCTCATCGCGCACGTGGCGAGCCAGACGTCGACCATCCGGCTCGGCGCAGGCGGCGTGATGCTGCCCAACCACTCGCCGCTGACCATCGCGGAGCAGTTCGGGACCCTCGAGGCCCTGCACCCCGGGCGCATCGACCTGGGTCTCGGCCGAGCGCCGGGCGGCGACCAGGCGACCTTCCGCGCGCTGCGACGTGATCCTGCGGCCTCGGACCAGTTCCCGCAGGACGTCGTCGAGCTCCAGGCCTTCCTGGCCGGCGAGTCCCGCGTGCCAGGTGTCGGTGCCACCCCGGGTGCCGGGTCGCGAGTGCCGCTCTACATCCTCGGGTCGTCGCTGTTCGGCGCGCACCTCGCTGCTGCGCTCGGGCTGCCGTACGCCTTCGCCTCGCACTTCGCCCCGGACGCACTGCACGCCGCGGTCGCCGCGTACCGCTCCGAGTTCCGGCCCTCGAAGCAGCTCGACCAGCCGTACGTGATCGCCGGTGTCAACGCGATCGCGGCTGACGACCACGACGACGCCGCCCAGCAGCTGCTGCTCTCGCGGCGCGCACGTCTGCTCATGATGCTGCGCCAGAGCCGCCAGATCCCGGTGACCCAGACGTTCAGCGACGACGAGCTCGACATGCTCCTCGACTCCCCCGCCGGTGCGCAGGTCGCGAGCATGATGACCTACACCGGTGTCGGCACGGGGCCCGAGGTCGCCGAGTACGTCGCCCGCTTCGGCGAGAGCGTGGGCGCCGACGAGGTCATCGTCGCGCACGCCTCGCTCGCGACGCCGGCCCGGCTGCGATCGGTCGAGCTGCTCGCCGACGCGCACGCGAGCGTCACCGCCTAG
- a CDS encoding MmcQ/YjbR family DNA-binding protein, with translation MRGKTLQRRAAERALELPGSELTHPFGEDWDVYKVRGKIFMLQTAVTAEPIVVLKAAPADSRSLREAHDDITPGYHMNKKHWITLHPDGDLGAAMVDDLVTESYLLVVERLPKKVQPVDPTTFGSGS, from the coding sequence GTGCGAGGCAAGACGTTGCAGAGGCGTGCTGCCGAGCGCGCGCTCGAGCTGCCAGGGTCAGAGCTGACGCACCCCTTCGGGGAGGACTGGGACGTGTACAAGGTCCGCGGCAAGATCTTCATGCTGCAGACCGCGGTGACTGCCGAGCCGATCGTCGTCCTCAAGGCGGCCCCCGCCGACAGCCGGAGCCTCCGTGAGGCCCACGACGACATCACCCCGGGTTACCACATGAACAAGAAGCACTGGATCACCCTGCACCCCGACGGCGACCTCGGTGCCGCGATGGTCGACGACCTCGTCACCGAGTCGTACCTGCTGGTCGTCGAGCGGCTGCCGAAGAAGGTCCAGCCCGTCGACCCGACGACCTTCGGGTCTGGCTCGTGA
- a CDS encoding carboxylesterase/lipase family protein — protein sequence MATSSTTTTGQRRTLDAHDTDGLVVRTVAGQVEGRTQPVREGECRVWFGVPFGDLPPDSTRFRAASEPQRWTGVRDCVTSGPRAPQADRPGDVRAASHPQSERDCLTVNVWAPPASRGGGHPVLVWFHGGGFTGGSTADPSAAGDVLAAEHDVVVVHAAYRLGVLGALTLDHLLGDAFARSGSAGLGDQVQALRWVRENIEEFGGDPGSVTIAGESAGGSSVSTLLGTPAALPLVHRGIVQSGPHRAVSREQGIETTDRVLDALGLRRADAGTLLGAPVRDLLRAQGAVLADLARSAPSERVVPFVPVIGSDLLPADPAGDGTHFADGIDLLAGTALDEAALFLFGARGRSGEDNQRTLDDLLARQPAPDAAVTWAAAFEADTRTAATGYPALEAYLTDLYYRAGTDRLLDSRVSAQGSTSAYLFTWRSDAVPELGAAHSIETPFVFGHLDRGTTRDLVGPDAPRDLSQAMTEAWATFVHTGRPAAAGLPDWPEHDPRRRATMLLGSESTVVDDPRPHLRRWWREAEVPRV from the coding sequence ATGGCGACCAGCAGCACCACGACCACCGGGCAGCGCCGCACGCTCGACGCGCACGACACCGACGGGCTCGTGGTGCGCACCGTCGCCGGGCAGGTGGAGGGCCGCACCCAACCGGTGCGGGAGGGCGAGTGCCGCGTCTGGTTCGGGGTGCCCTTCGGTGATCTCCCGCCCGACAGCACCCGTTTCCGGGCAGCGAGCGAGCCGCAGCGGTGGACGGGCGTCCGCGACTGCGTGACCTCGGGGCCGCGCGCACCACAGGCCGACCGCCCCGGTGACGTCAGAGCGGCCAGTCACCCGCAGAGCGAGCGAGACTGCCTCACCGTCAACGTCTGGGCGCCGCCGGCCTCGCGTGGCGGCGGGCACCCGGTGCTCGTGTGGTTCCACGGGGGCGGTTTCACTGGCGGGTCGACGGCGGACCCGTCCGCCGCGGGCGACGTGCTCGCCGCCGAGCACGACGTCGTGGTCGTGCACGCCGCCTACCGCCTGGGTGTGCTCGGCGCGCTCACGCTCGACCACCTGCTCGGAGACGCCTTCGCGCGCTCGGGCAGCGCGGGGCTGGGCGACCAGGTCCAGGCGCTGCGGTGGGTCCGGGAGAACATCGAGGAGTTCGGCGGCGACCCGGGCTCGGTGACGATCGCGGGGGAGTCGGCTGGCGGGAGCTCGGTCTCGACGCTTCTCGGCACGCCGGCCGCGCTCCCGCTCGTGCACCGCGGCATCGTCCAGAGCGGACCGCACCGCGCCGTCTCCCGCGAGCAGGGGATCGAGACCACCGACCGGGTGCTCGACGCTCTCGGGCTCCGACGCGCGGACGCCGGCACGCTGCTCGGCGCGCCGGTCCGCGACCTGCTCCGGGCGCAGGGTGCCGTGCTGGCAGACCTGGCGCGGAGCGCACCGAGCGAGCGGGTCGTGCCGTTCGTGCCGGTGATCGGCAGCGACCTCCTCCCCGCCGACCCGGCCGGAGACGGCACCCACTTCGCCGACGGCATCGACCTGCTCGCCGGGACGGCCCTCGACGAGGCAGCGCTCTTCCTCTTCGGAGCACGAGGGCGATCCGGCGAGGACAACCAACGGACCCTCGACGACCTGCTCGCCCGTCAGCCTGCCCCGGACGCCGCGGTCACCTGGGCGGCAGCCTTCGAGGCGGACACCAGGACCGCTGCGACCGGATACCCCGCGCTCGAGGCGTACCTCACCGACCTGTACTACAGGGCCGGTACGGACCGTCTGCTCGACTCCCGGGTGTCGGCGCAGGGGTCGACGTCGGCGTACCTGTTCACCTGGCGCAGCGACGCCGTGCCGGAGCTGGGTGCCGCGCACTCGATCGAGACGCCGTTCGTCTTCGGCCACCTCGACCGCGGCACCACCCGGGACCTCGTCGGTCCGGACGCCCCGCGTGACCTCTCGCAGGCGATGACGGAGGCGTGGGCGACCTTCGTGCACACCGGGCGGCCCGCCGCCGCAGGCCTCCCGGACTGGCCCGAGCACGACCCACGGCGACGCGCGACGATGCTGCTCGGCAGCGAGAGCACGGTCGTCGACGACCCCCGACCGCACCTGCGCCGGTGGTGGCGGGAGGCGGAGGTGCCGCGGGTCTGA